One part of the Parasphingorhabdus sp. SCSIO 66989 genome encodes these proteins:
- the mnmG gene encoding tRNA uridine-5-carboxymethylaminomethyl(34) synthesis enzyme MnmG has product MSQTFDIIVVGGGHAGCEAAAVAARMGCRVALISFSRDGLGAMSCNPAMGGLGKGHLVREVDAFDGLIGRASDAAAIHYRMLNRSKGSAVQGPRVQADRKLYRAAIQQMMADLDTLTVVEGEAASLHMPNGKLSGVVLGDSSIVHGERVILATGTFLGGRLFRGDERYEGGRIEERAATKLADQLYGHDLPMARLKTGTPPRIDGRTIDWSRLEVQPSDDDDWTMSPLTKERTNPALFCAITRTNEKAHDLIRSGLDRSPLFGGDIQGEGPRYCPSIEDKIHRFGDRDGHQVFLEPEGLDDPLIYPNGISTSLPTDIQQAMVNAMAGLERAEIVIPGYAVEYDHIDPRALGRDLQLSAIPGLYCAGQINGTTGYEEAAAQGLVAGMAAACAVQDKAMPTLDRANSYIAVMIDDLVLHGVTEPYRMLTSRAEYRLRLRANNASDRLTGMAIATGCVGAERSRWFEERAASKTRIVEALDEQVGAEALIAADIAVKRDAGKQSLFDWLRFPNIHLDDIATIRPDLACEAELADEITEDARYAPYLKRQDAELRDIRNSERISLPDDLDYSALPGLSNEMIDRLTAARPETLAAASRIRGITPAALSAILVHAKRRAA; this is encoded by the coding sequence ATGAGCCAGACATTTGACATTATTGTGGTCGGCGGTGGCCATGCCGGGTGCGAAGCCGCGGCGGTCGCGGCGCGCATGGGCTGCCGCGTGGCGCTGATCAGCTTCAGCCGTGATGGGCTGGGAGCGATGTCGTGCAACCCGGCCATGGGCGGCCTGGGTAAGGGCCATTTGGTGCGTGAAGTCGATGCGTTTGACGGGCTGATCGGCCGCGCCTCGGATGCGGCGGCGATCCATTACCGCATGCTCAACCGTAGCAAGGGCAGTGCGGTGCAGGGGCCGCGGGTGCAGGCGGATCGCAAGCTCTACCGCGCCGCTATCCAGCAGATGATGGCTGACTTGGACACGCTGACCGTGGTCGAGGGCGAAGCGGCGTCGTTACATATGCCCAATGGCAAGCTTTCAGGCGTGGTGCTGGGTGATAGCAGCATTGTCCATGGCGAACGGGTGATATTGGCGACGGGAACCTTTCTCGGTGGGCGATTGTTCCGCGGCGATGAGCGTTATGAGGGTGGCCGGATCGAAGAACGGGCGGCAACAAAGCTGGCCGATCAGCTTTACGGCCATGATCTGCCGATGGCGCGGCTCAAGACCGGAACGCCGCCGCGGATCGATGGCCGCACCATCGACTGGAGCCGCTTGGAAGTGCAGCCCAGCGATGACGACGACTGGACCATGTCGCCGCTGACAAAAGAACGCACCAATCCGGCACTGTTCTGCGCGATTACGCGGACCAATGAGAAGGCGCATGATCTTATCCGCTCCGGCCTTGATCGCTCGCCGCTATTTGGTGGCGATATTCAGGGTGAAGGGCCGCGCTATTGTCCGTCGATTGAGGACAAGATTCACCGCTTTGGCGACCGTGACGGGCATCAGGTTTTCTTGGAGCCTGAGGGGCTGGATGATCCGCTGATCTATCCCAATGGCATCAGCACATCGCTGCCGACCGATATTCAGCAGGCGATGGTCAATGCCATGGCCGGGCTTGAGCGCGCGGAAATCGTTATTCCGGGCTATGCGGTCGAATATGACCATATTGATCCGCGCGCTTTGGGCCGCGATTTGCAGCTGTCGGCGATTCCCGGCCTGTATTGCGCTGGGCAGATTAATGGCACCACCGGCTATGAAGAAGCGGCGGCGCAGGGACTGGTTGCGGGGATGGCGGCGGCCTGTGCAGTGCAGGACAAGGCGATGCCGACCCTTGACCGTGCCAATAGCTATATCGCGGTAATGATTGATGACCTGGTGCTGCATGGGGTGACGGAGCCCTATCGCATGCTCACCTCGCGGGCCGAGTATCGGCTGCGCTTACGCGCCAACAATGCTTCGGACCGGCTGACGGGAATGGCGATTGCAACCGGCTGCGTTGGTGCCGAGCGCTCCCGCTGGTTTGAGGAGCGGGCGGCTAGCAAGACGCGTATCGTCGAGGCTCTGGACGAGCAGGTCGGTGCAGAAGCGCTGATAGCGGCGGATATTGCCGTCAAGCGCGATGCGGGTAAGCAGAGCCTGTTTGACTGGCTGCGCTTTCCCAACATCCATCTCGACGATATCGCGACGATCCGCCCTGATCTAGCGTGTGAGGCGGAGCTGGCTGACGAGATTACCGAAGATGCGCGCTATGCGCCTTATCTCAAGCGGCAGGATGCAGAGCTTCGCGATATCCGCAATAGTGAGCGGATCAGCCTGCCCGATGATCTGGATTATAGCGCTCTTCCCGGCCTTTCCAACGAGATGATTGACCGCTTGACAGCAGCGCGCCCGGAAACTCTCGCCGCGGCATCACGTATTCGCGGCATTACCCCTGCGGCGCTGTCGGCGATTTTGGTCCATGC
- the rhuM gene encoding RhuM family protein codes for MVSSNEPVHLTEEENGIPVLIYGDDEGAKVELRYTSDALWMTQAQIAELYGRDVSVISRHINNILDEGELDSSNLQKMQSASSTKPTAIYSLDMVISVGYRVSSKQATIFRKWATDKLVQFASKGFVIDTPRLKNPENYDRIKELREIVRDIRSDEANLYRELKNICAMCQDYEPGSSKWTEFYRRTQAKLVYAVSSSTPSEIIKNRANARSENLGLTNWPKANIRKSDVTVSKNYLGKTEINELNRLTSILLDIFEDQLDLGRLTTMSQAAILLDKQLKDLGRSILQSGGTVRKADADRHAKREYVLWREEQKAALADQVVSNIDDLRKQAKRLRKEKK; via the coding sequence ATGGTTAGTAGTAATGAGCCCGTCCATCTGACCGAAGAGGAGAATGGTATCCCTGTTCTCATTTATGGCGATGACGAGGGTGCTAAGGTAGAGCTGCGTTATACTTCAGATGCTCTTTGGATGACGCAAGCTCAGATAGCCGAGCTTTATGGGCGGGATGTTTCGGTCATATCGCGACACATCAACAATATTCTCGATGAAGGGGAGCTGGACAGTAGCAATTTGCAGAAAATGCAAAGTGCTTCATCAACCAAGCCTACCGCAATTTACAGTCTCGATATGGTCATATCAGTGGGATATCGAGTATCATCGAAGCAGGCGACTATCTTCCGCAAATGGGCAACCGACAAACTGGTGCAATTTGCATCAAAAGGTTTTGTTATTGACACCCCTCGGCTCAAAAATCCTGAAAACTATGACCGTATAAAAGAACTCCGGGAAATAGTCCGTGATATTCGCTCAGATGAGGCAAATCTTTACCGCGAACTCAAAAACATATGTGCAATGTGCCAGGATTATGAGCCGGGTTCGTCCAAATGGACCGAGTTTTATCGGAGAACACAGGCCAAGCTGGTCTATGCGGTGAGTTCATCAACACCGTCAGAAATCATCAAAAACAGAGCAAACGCGCGCTCCGAAAACCTTGGCCTTACCAACTGGCCAAAAGCCAATATTCGCAAATCAGATGTGACTGTATCAAAAAACTATCTTGGCAAAACCGAGATTAACGAATTGAATCGGCTGACATCGATCTTGTTAGACATATTCGAAGATCAGCTTGATCTGGGAAGACTGACGACCATGTCTCAGGCAGCTATTTTGTTGGACAAACAACTCAAGGATTTAGGACGTAGCATCTTGCAGAGTGGTGGGACAGTCCGTAAAGCTGACGCAGACCGGCATGCTAAACGCGAATATGTATTATGGAGAGAAGAACAAAAGGCTGCTTTAGCCGATCAGGTCGTTAGTAACATTGACGATTTAAGGAAGCAGGCCAAACGACTGCGCAAAGAGAAAAAGTAG
- the mnmE gene encoding tRNA uridine-5-carboxymethylaminomethyl(34) synthesis GTPase MnmE, translating into MSPDTIFAVSSGAPPSAISVIRISGPHSGAALTALAGELPEPRRAVLRSLKHPVDSHILDSALVLWFPGPRTATGEDCAELHCHGGRAVIVAVSAALGAIDGCRPAEAGEFTRRAFANGVMDLAEAEALSDLLAAETERQRKQALDQAGGLLSRQIEDWRQRLLQGSALVESELDFSDEDDVDAASAEKLRRFLSDLASEVETALATPPAERLHDGLRVVIAGPPNAGKSTLLNRLVQREAAIVTDIAGTTRDIIEAPVTLNGIAYIFTDTAGLREDSADAVEAIGINRAQQALVRADIVLWLGAAWDKPDHPALIDIAAKADLGADKAGADCVVSAKTGEGVEALISQLTKLAQTLLPPLDQPAWNARQRGLLRAFAEALGRAQLGEDMLVVGEELRLARLALDQITGRSHVEDMLDTLFGKFCIGK; encoded by the coding sequence ATGTCGCCGGACACGATCTTTGCCGTGTCGAGCGGCGCGCCGCCTTCGGCCATATCGGTTATCCGTATCAGCGGTCCGCATAGTGGTGCTGCGCTAACAGCACTGGCGGGAGAACTACCCGAACCGCGCCGCGCGGTATTGCGTTCGCTTAAACATCCGGTGGATAGCCATATCCTCGATAGTGCGCTGGTGCTGTGGTTCCCCGGACCGCGCACCGCGACAGGCGAGGACTGTGCCGAGCTGCATTGCCATGGGGGCAGGGCGGTGATTGTCGCGGTCAGTGCCGCATTGGGCGCGATTGACGGCTGCCGTCCCGCCGAGGCAGGCGAATTTACCCGCCGCGCCTTTGCCAATGGCGTGATGGATCTGGCCGAGGCCGAGGCGCTGTCCGATCTCCTCGCGGCAGAAACCGAGCGCCAGCGCAAACAGGCACTTGATCAGGCTGGTGGCCTGCTATCGCGCCAGATTGAGGATTGGCGGCAGCGATTATTGCAAGGCTCGGCACTGGTCGAATCCGAGCTCGATTTTTCCGATGAGGATGATGTCGATGCCGCCTCGGCAGAGAAGCTGCGCCGTTTTCTCTCCGATCTTGCGAGTGAGGTGGAGACAGCGCTGGCAACGCCACCGGCGGAGCGATTGCATGACGGCCTGCGCGTGGTGATTGCCGGGCCGCCCAATGCGGGCAAGTCGACTTTGCTCAATCGGCTGGTGCAGCGCGAAGCGGCGATTGTCACCGATATTGCCGGAACCACACGCGATATTATCGAGGCGCCGGTAACGCTGAACGGTATCGCCTATATCTTCACCGATACCGCCGGATTGCGCGAGGATAGCGCTGACGCGGTCGAGGCCATCGGCATAAACCGGGCGCAACAGGCACTGGTGCGGGCAGATATCGTGCTATGGCTGGGCGCAGCGTGGGACAAGCCCGATCATCCGGCTTTGATCGATATTGCCGCCAAGGCCGATCTTGGGGCTGATAAAGCCGGGGCCGATTGTGTTGTGTCAGCCAAAACAGGGGAGGGGGTTGAAGCGCTGATCTCCCAGCTTACCAAATTGGCGCAAACTCTATTGCCGCCACTGGACCAACCCGCCTGGAATGCGCGGCAGCGCGGCCTTTTGCGTGCTTTTGCCGAGGCACTGGGTCGAGCGCAACTGGGTGAGGATATGCTGGTGGTGGGCGAAGAATTGCGTCTGGCACGTCTCGCGCTCGACCAGATTACCGGTCGCAGCCATGTTGAGGATATGCTCGATACGCTGTTCGGAAAATTCTGCATCGGGAAGTAA
- a CDS encoding DUF6489 family protein: MKMNVELDCTPEEMRRLLGLPDVSEVNQAYVDSVKDMMKGATTLEQMQTLTKNIAPMGEMGMRFFQSLMQAGAAGMTGSSKSSSDKKKD, translated from the coding sequence ATGAAAATGAATGTCGAACTGGATTGCACACCGGAAGAGATGCGCCGCCTGTTGGGGCTGCCCGATGTCAGCGAGGTCAACCAGGCCTATGTCGATAGCGTCAAGGATATGATGAAAGGCGCAACTACGCTCGAGCAGATGCAGACGCTGACCAAGAACATCGCGCCGATGGGCGAGATGGGGATGCGCTTCTTCCAGTCGCTGATGCAGGCCGGGGCCGCAGGGATGACCGGAAGTAGCAAGAGCAGTTCGGACAAGAAGAAGGACTGA
- a CDS encoding dienelactone hydrolase family protein: MGSMENIATGEGDSEFGAYVSTPDAAAPKAAIIVIQEIFGVNRGIRSKCDAWAEAGYLAIAPDLFWRLQPGIALDPDVESEFQQALDWMGKFNQDQGVRDIAATIDHARAAMDGGKVGCVGYCLGGRLAFMAAARTDIDASVGYYGVGIDGLLGEKDAITTPLMLHIPTEDGFVDAATQKAMHEWLDDHPQIVLHDYVGLDHGFATEFGKRRDEEAAQLADGRTAAFFAEHLG, from the coding sequence ATGGGCAGCATGGAAAATATCGCAACTGGTGAGGGTGACAGCGAATTTGGGGCCTATGTCAGCACGCCTGATGCGGCGGCGCCGAAAGCTGCAATTATTGTGATTCAGGAAATCTTCGGCGTCAATCGCGGCATTCGCAGCAAATGTGATGCATGGGCCGAGGCTGGCTATCTCGCCATCGCACCTGATCTGTTTTGGCGGCTGCAACCGGGCATTGCACTCGACCCCGATGTTGAGAGCGAATTCCAGCAGGCGCTCGATTGGATGGGTAAATTCAATCAGGATCAGGGAGTGCGTGATATCGCCGCAACTATCGACCATGCCCGCGCAGCCATGGACGGTGGTAAGGTCGGCTGTGTCGGCTACTGCCTCGGCGGTCGCCTTGCCTTTATGGCCGCTGCGCGCACCGATATTGATGCCTCGGTCGGCTATTATGGCGTCGGCATTGATGGCCTATTGGGCGAGAAGGACGCGATTACCACACCCTTGATGTTGCATATCCCGACCGAAGACGGCTTTGTCGATGCCGCGACGCAAAAGGCAATGCATGAATGGCTGGATGATCATCCGCAGATCGTGCTGCATGACTATGTCGGGCTTGATCACGGCTTTGCAACGGAATTTGGCAAACGCCGCGATGAAGAAGCCGCGCAACTCGCGGATGGGCGTACTGCGGCCTTTTTTGCCGAGCATTTGGGTTAA
- a CDS encoding YjbE family putative metal transport protein (Members of this highly hydrophobic protein family,regularly are found preceded by the yybP-ykoY manganese riboswitch (see RF00080). A metal cation transport function is proposed.), with the protein MEILTQLAQASAFMGGYDSFGALWLAIMNDLSGFGSPSSLWAFGQVILIDLVFAADNAIVVGALAAGLPADQRRKVILIGISAALVLRIVFALMVSVLLGIVGLILAGGLLLLWVAWRFWREIREMGGESEGSPEIEGDEDSGLAPSKSFWGAVWAVTAADVSMSLDNVLGVAGAAREHPGILVIGLLLSVALMGLAANIIAKYIERYKWIAYLGLLVIIYVACTMIYDGFVDPNVGLMQLAMG; encoded by the coding sequence ATGGAAATTCTCACCCAACTGGCACAAGCGAGCGCGTTCATGGGAGGCTATGACTCCTTCGGCGCGCTGTGGCTGGCGATTATGAATGACCTCAGCGGATTTGGCTCGCCATCCTCGCTTTGGGCCTTTGGTCAGGTCATTCTCATCGATCTGGTGTTCGCCGCTGATAACGCCATCGTTGTCGGCGCACTCGCCGCCGGACTGCCAGCAGATCAGCGGCGCAAAGTCATCCTGATCGGGATTAGTGCGGCCCTGGTGCTGCGCATTGTCTTCGCTCTGATGGTGAGTGTCTTGCTCGGCATTGTCGGATTGATTCTCGCAGGCGGCCTTTTGCTGCTCTGGGTGGCGTGGCGCTTCTGGCGCGAAATCCGCGAAATGGGCGGAGAATCAGAGGGTTCGCCTGAAATTGAAGGCGATGAGGATAGTGGTCTGGCACCGTCCAAAAGCTTCTGGGGCGCTGTCTGGGCGGTAACCGCGGCGGACGTGTCGATGAGCCTCGACAATGTCCTCGGCGTCGCCGGCGCCGCGCGCGAGCATCCCGGGATATTGGTAATCGGCCTGTTACTGTCGGTGGCTTTGATGGGCCTCGCCGCCAATATCATCGCCAAATATATCGAGCGCTATAAATGGATCGCCTATCTCGGCCTGCTGGTGATTATCTATGTTGCCTGCACCATGATCTATGACGGTTTTGTCGATCCGAATGTCGGGTTGATGCAGTTGGCAATGGGTTAA